In Tsuneonella amylolytica, one genomic interval encodes:
- a CDS encoding response regulator, translating into MPPPVPDGATPAAPARRTCLLVDDSRMIRKVARRIVESVGYAVVEAENGEEGLARCRAAMPDLVITDWNMPVMSGIEFVTALRAIPTRTPPRVVFCTTNSGAKDIHKGIAAGADEYVIKPFDDAALISRLQAVGAA; encoded by the coding sequence GTGCCGCCGCCCGTGCCGGATGGTGCGACGCCGGCCGCCCCCGCGCGCCGGACGTGCCTGCTGGTCGACGATTCGCGCATGATCCGCAAGGTGGCCCGGCGCATCGTCGAGAGCGTCGGCTATGCGGTGGTCGAGGCGGAGAACGGCGAGGAGGGCCTTGCCCGGTGCCGCGCCGCGATGCCCGATCTCGTCATCACCGACTGGAACATGCCGGTCATGAGCGGGATCGAATTCGTCACCGCCTTGCGCGCGATCCCCACCCGTACGCCGCCGCGCGTTGTGTTCTGCACGACCAACTCGGGCGCAAAGGACATCCACAAGGGCATCGCCGCCGGGGCCGACGAGTACGTCATCAAGCCGTTCGACGATGCCGCGCTGATCAGCCGCCTCCAGGCCGTCGGCGCGGCCTGA
- a CDS encoding winged helix DNA-binding protein: MRLIIRQRQLRAQFLGGDLFADPAWDILLDLTAARAEHQRVSVTSLCIASGVPPTTALRWISQMIEVGLLVRVEDDSDRRRAFIELSDKAADAMARYFQELGKDAKALV; the protein is encoded by the coding sequence GTGCGCCTGATCATCCGCCAGCGCCAGCTTCGGGCGCAGTTCCTCGGCGGGGACCTGTTCGCCGATCCGGCGTGGGACATCCTGCTCGACCTCACTGCCGCGCGGGCCGAACACCAGCGCGTGTCGGTCACCTCGCTGTGCATCGCCAGCGGGGTGCCGCCGACCACCGCGCTGCGCTGGATCTCGCAGATGATCGAGGTCGGCCTGCTGGTGCGGGTCGAGGACGACAGCGACCGCCGCCGCGCTTTCATCGAGCTGAGCGACAAGGCGGCCGACGCGATGGCGCGGTATTTCCAGGAGCTTGGCAAGGACGCGAAAGCCCTGGTGTGA
- a CDS encoding adenylosuccinate synthase, producing MANVTVIGAQWGDEGKGKIVDWLASRADAVVRFQGGHNAGHTLVVGDTTYKLSLLPSGIVTGTLSIIGNGVVLDPWHLKSEIEKLEGQGVAINADNFAIADNCALILPLHRDLDGLREQAAGSGKIGTTGRGIGPAYEDKVGRRAIRVCDLAHLDALDPHLDRLCAHHDALRAGFGQPPVDRAALVAELREIAPFVLQYAQPVWKRLKKVRKAGARILFEGAQGVLLDVDHGTYPFVTSSNTVSGTAAAGSGLGPSSTGFVLGIVKAYTTRVGSGPFPTELDDATGQKLGERGHEFGTVTGRKRRCGWFDAVLVRQSCAISGVTGIALTKLDVLDGFDTVKICTGYRLRGKILDYFPSHSADQAAVEPIYEEMDGWHETTAGARSWADLPAQAIKYISRVQELIETPVALVSTSPEREDTILVRDPFVD from the coding sequence ATGGCCAACGTCACCGTGATCGGCGCCCAATGGGGCGACGAAGGCAAGGGCAAGATCGTCGACTGGCTGGCCAGCCGGGCCGACGCCGTCGTCCGCTTTCAGGGCGGCCACAACGCCGGCCACACGCTGGTGGTGGGCGATACGACCTACAAGCTCAGCCTGCTGCCGAGCGGCATCGTCACCGGCACGCTCAGCATCATCGGCAACGGCGTGGTGCTCGACCCGTGGCACCTCAAGTCCGAGATCGAGAAGCTCGAGGGGCAGGGCGTCGCGATCAACGCCGACAATTTCGCCATCGCCGACAATTGCGCGCTGATCCTGCCGCTGCACCGCGATCTCGACGGATTGCGCGAACAGGCCGCCGGTTCGGGCAAGATCGGCACGACGGGGCGCGGCATTGGCCCGGCGTACGAGGACAAGGTCGGCCGCCGGGCGATCCGGGTGTGCGACCTTGCGCACCTCGATGCTCTCGATCCGCATCTCGATCGCCTCTGCGCCCATCACGACGCGCTGCGCGCCGGTTTCGGCCAGCCGCCGGTGGACCGCGCGGCGCTGGTCGCCGAACTGCGCGAGATCGCGCCCTTCGTGCTGCAATACGCGCAGCCCGTGTGGAAGCGGCTGAAGAAGGTGCGCAAGGCCGGCGCCAGGATCCTGTTCGAAGGCGCGCAGGGCGTGCTGCTCGACGTCGATCACGGGACCTATCCATTCGTCACCAGCAGCAACACCGTCAGCGGCACGGCGGCGGCGGGCAGCGGGCTCGGCCCGTCGAGCACCGGCTTCGTGCTCGGCATCGTCAAGGCCTACACCACCCGCGTCGGCAGCGGGCCGTTCCCGACTGAGCTCGACGACGCCACCGGCCAGAAGCTGGGCGAACGCGGCCACGAATTCGGCACCGTCACCGGGCGCAAGCGGCGCTGCGGCTGGTTCGATGCGGTGCTGGTGCGCCAGTCTTGCGCGATATCGGGCGTCACCGGCATCGCGCTCACCAAGCTCGACGTGCTCGACGGGTTCGACACGGTGAAGATCTGCACCGGCTACCGGCTGCGCGGCAAAATTCTCGACTATTTCCCGTCGCACTCCGCCGACCAGGCCGCGGTCGAACCCATCTACGAGGAGATGGACGGCTGGCACGAGACGACTGCCGGCGCGCGTTCGTGGGCCGACCTGCCGGCGCAGGCGATCAAGTACATCAGCCGGGTGCAGGAACTGATCGAGACGCCCGTCGCGCTCGTCAGCACCAGCCCGGAACGCGAGGACACGATCCTTGTGCGCGATCCGTTCGTCGACTGA
- a CDS encoding aldo/keto reductase — translation MTDQPVLELNDGRRIPQLGFGTYQIPDEDAPGIVQTALDVGYWLFDTAAVYRNEAGVGKGLGEWADVFVQTKIWNESQGYDRTLAAADKCLARLGREHVDMLLIHWPAPEQNLFVDTWKALIQLRDDGKAKSIGVSNFRREDLDRIVDETGVVPALNQIELHPSFQQCDLRAKHDEMGIVTQSWSPLGQGAGMDADAIRQVAEETGQPASAVILRWHIQHGLCPIPKASSRKHIEANFAALSFELSDEQMSRIDALDDEGGRIGPDPAKFG, via the coding sequence ATGACCGACCAGCCCGTTCTCGAACTCAACGACGGCCGCCGCATTCCCCAGCTCGGCTTTGGCACCTACCAGATCCCCGACGAGGACGCGCCCGGCATCGTCCAGACCGCGCTCGACGTCGGCTACTGGCTGTTCGATACCGCCGCAGTCTATCGCAACGAGGCGGGGGTGGGGAAAGGTCTCGGCGAATGGGCCGACGTGTTCGTCCAGACCAAGATCTGGAACGAGAGCCAGGGATACGACCGCACGCTCGCCGCGGCCGACAAGTGCCTGGCGCGTCTCGGGCGGGAGCATGTCGATATGCTGCTGATCCACTGGCCCGCGCCCGAACAGAACTTGTTCGTCGACACATGGAAGGCGCTCATCCAGCTGCGCGACGACGGCAAGGCGAAGTCGATCGGCGTTTCCAACTTCCGGCGCGAGGACCTCGACCGGATCGTCGACGAGACCGGCGTAGTTCCCGCGCTCAACCAGATCGAGCTCCACCCCTCGTTCCAGCAATGCGACCTGCGCGCCAAACACGATGAGATGGGCATCGTGACCCAGTCGTGGTCGCCGCTCGGCCAGGGCGCGGGCATGGATGCCGACGCGATCCGCCAGGTGGCCGAGGAAACCGGCCAGCCGGCGAGCGCGGTGATCCTGCGCTGGCACATCCAGCACGGCCTGTGCCCGATCCCCAAGGCGAGCAGCCGCAAGCATATCGAGGCGAACTTCGCCGCGCTGTCGTTCGAGCTGTCGGACGAACAGATGAGCCGGATCGATGCGCTCGACGACGAGGGCGGCCGGATCGGACCCGATCCCGCCAAATTCGGCTGA
- a CDS encoding DUF5694 domain-containing protein: protein MLSLILAAAAATAAPPAPAPAPDPVAIVDAMAQERGDRTPVLVLGTAHLSALPKDFDTTRFDPLMDRLAAWKPEAIAVEQLSGAQCDYIKARPFAYPTEYKNYCLDPSAARASVGLDGAGAEGEIEATLAAPSADRPPAVRRRLAALFLAVGEPQSALVQWLRLPDTERRSGDGLTDELAGGLAKRIGRLNESVLIAARLAARLGHERVWPVDDHTGNRATGPVDDAVFGTEMTAIWSLPAGLERRAAEEAMRERLLSGDLSVLDWYRTMNSPLPAEAVMRSDFGPAAGSTLPGNTGRKYLAYWETRNLRMVANLREVIGPGRRTLAIVGSSHVGYYDRYLGMTSDVELADPAAVLAD, encoded by the coding sequence ATGCTCTCGCTGATACTCGCGGCCGCTGCCGCCACCGCCGCCCCGCCTGCTCCCGCTCCCGCTCCCGACCCTGTCGCCATCGTCGATGCCATGGCGCAGGAGCGCGGCGACCGCACGCCGGTACTTGTGCTCGGTACGGCGCACCTGTCGGCCTTGCCGAAGGATTTCGACACGACGCGGTTCGATCCGCTGATGGACCGGCTCGCCGCCTGGAAACCCGAGGCGATCGCAGTCGAGCAATTGTCGGGCGCGCAGTGCGACTACATCAAGGCCCGGCCCTTCGCGTACCCGACCGAGTACAAAAATTACTGCCTCGACCCCTCGGCGGCACGCGCTTCGGTCGGCCTCGACGGTGCCGGCGCGGAAGGCGAGATCGAGGCGACCCTCGCGGCTCCGTCCGCCGATCGTCCGCCCGCGGTGCGCCGCCGCCTCGCCGCGCTGTTCCTCGCGGTGGGCGAACCGCAGTCCGCGCTCGTCCAGTGGTTGCGGTTGCCCGACACCGAGCGCCGCAGCGGCGACGGTCTGACCGACGAACTGGCCGGCGGCCTCGCCAAGCGGATCGGGCGGCTCAACGAAAGCGTCCTCATCGCCGCGCGCCTTGCCGCCCGTCTTGGCCACGAGCGGGTCTGGCCGGTCGACGACCACACCGGCAACCGCGCCACCGGACCTGTCGACGACGCGGTGTTCGGCACGGAAATGACCGCGATCTGGAGCCTGCCCGCCGGTCTCGAACGCAGGGCCGCCGAAGAGGCAATGCGCGAACGCCTGCTGTCGGGCGACCTGTCGGTCCTCGACTGGTACCGCACCATGAATAGCCCGCTCCCCGCCGAGGCCGTCATGCGCAGCGACTTCGGCCCCGCCGCCGGCTCCACCCTGCCGGGGAACACGGGGCGCAAGTACCTCGCCTATTGGGAGACGCGCAACCTGCGGATGGTGGCGAACCTGCGCGAGGTCATCGGCCCCGGTCGCAGGACGCTCGCCATCGTGGGGTCGAGCCACGTGGGGTACTACGACCGCTATCTCGGCATGACGAGCGACGTCGAACTGGCCGATCCGGCCGCGGTGCTCGCCGACTAG
- a CDS encoding TauD/TfdA family dioxygenase — translation MPRVAAPAPGRPFAIIEPEPGERLDRLPFEPVVELYKQHGALLFSGFGCDTPALRDFAARFCSTTVVNDSPGRSSIDPDAQIYSVNHGNQEFALHPELSREPWKPDVAFFLCLSPPEGEGATTVCDGIELVRALPSAVRDGFAGRRLVYPGRVWPEFLEHWLGTANPDAALLADPPPTCPYRFACDGSGGLFRYFSRPALHKPMFGDDPAFGNFLLFARFTNGMPNFPLLDDMRPVPEAWLQAAKTAGDRLSARVDWRQGDLLMLDNTRFMHGRTAIANPASRLIATLFGYLRFAVPNPEEPADPVWRQRSFVPPMAPWHPSRMAQG, via the coding sequence ATGCCCCGCGTCGCTGCCCCCGCCCCCGGTCGTCCGTTCGCCATCATCGAGCCAGAGCCCGGCGAACGCCTCGACCGGCTGCCGTTCGAGCCGGTGGTCGAACTCTACAAGCAACACGGCGCGCTGCTGTTTTCCGGTTTCGGCTGCGACACGCCCGCCTTGCGCGATTTCGCGGCGCGGTTCTGCAGCACGACGGTGGTGAACGATTCTCCCGGGCGGTCCTCGATCGATCCGGACGCGCAAATCTATTCGGTCAACCACGGCAACCAGGAATTCGCGCTGCACCCCGAACTGTCGCGCGAACCGTGGAAGCCCGACGTCGCGTTCTTCCTCTGCCTGTCGCCGCCCGAGGGCGAAGGGGCGACGACAGTGTGCGACGGTATCGAACTCGTGCGCGCGTTGCCGTCCGCGGTGCGCGACGGGTTCGCCGGCCGGCGACTGGTCTATCCGGGGCGGGTCTGGCCCGAATTCCTCGAACACTGGCTGGGCACTGCCAATCCTGACGCGGCGCTTCTTGCGGACCCGCCGCCGACCTGCCCCTATCGCTTCGCCTGCGACGGATCGGGCGGGCTGTTCCGCTATTTCTCGCGCCCGGCGCTGCACAAGCCGATGTTCGGCGACGATCCGGCGTTCGGCAACTTCCTGCTGTTCGCCCGGTTCACCAACGGGATGCCGAACTTCCCCTTGCTCGACGACATGCGACCGGTGCCCGAGGCGTGGTTGCAGGCGGCGAAGACCGCGGGCGATCGGCTGTCGGCGCGGGTGGACTGGCGGCAGGGCGACCTGCTGATGCTCGACAACACGCGCTTCATGCACGGGCGCACGGCAATCGCGAACCCGGCGAGCCGGCTTATCGCGACGCTGTTCGGCTACTTGCGCTTCGCGGTGCCGAACCCCGAAGAGCCGGCCGATCCGGTCTGGCGGCAGCGCAGCTTCGTGCCGCCGATGGCGCCGTGGCACCCCAGCCGCATGGCGCAGGGCTAG
- a CDS encoding ATP phosphoribosyltransferase regulatory subunit, translating to MTDPTADLLPQGLEDRLPASARALTAARRAVLDTMDGWGYDRVIPPLVEFEASMAQRMGDGRASGAATRRMFRFTDPASLRTLALRSDMTAQVGRIAATSLAHAPRPLRLCYAGETATIASDQLDPARQRLQLGAELVGSDGVAAAAEMVGLAVEALGAAGARGVSVDFTLPDLVDTLAAEAFPLAPERIDAVRRELDSKDAGALRDVGGKAYLPLLYAAGPFDEAVERLAAIDAGGALASRIAGLREIAAKAGGKARLTLDPTERHGFEYQSWFGFTLYAEGVRGTLGRGGTYRIGGSDEAATGFTLYIDPLVDALGAAPAGDLLYLPLGHDTETGARMRAVGWRTLAALGDGEDPVLLGCTHRLDGGEARPL from the coding sequence ATGACCGACCCGACCGCCGACTTGCTCCCCCAAGGCCTGGAAGACCGCCTGCCCGCCTCCGCCCGCGCGCTCACCGCGGCGCGGCGGGCGGTGCTCGATACCATGGACGGCTGGGGCTACGACCGGGTGATACCGCCGCTGGTCGAATTCGAGGCGTCGATGGCGCAGCGGATGGGCGACGGGCGGGCGAGCGGCGCGGCAACGCGGCGGATGTTCCGCTTCACCGATCCCGCGTCGCTGCGCACGCTGGCCCTGCGCAGCGACATGACCGCGCAGGTGGGGCGCATCGCTGCGACCAGCCTGGCCCACGCGCCACGGCCCCTGCGCCTGTGCTACGCTGGGGAGACGGCCACGATCGCGAGCGACCAGCTCGACCCCGCCCGCCAGCGCCTGCAACTGGGCGCGGAACTCGTCGGCAGCGACGGCGTGGCGGCGGCGGCGGAAATGGTGGGCCTCGCGGTCGAGGCGCTGGGCGCGGCCGGCGCACGCGGCGTGTCCGTCGATTTCACCTTGCCCGATCTCGTCGATACCCTGGCCGCCGAGGCATTCCCGCTGGCGCCCGAACGCATCGACGCCGTGCGCCGCGAGCTCGATTCCAAGGACGCGGGCGCCCTGCGCGATGTCGGCGGGAAAGCATACCTGCCGCTGCTGTACGCCGCGGGCCCGTTCGACGAGGCGGTCGAGCGGCTCGCCGCGATCGACGCGGGCGGCGCGCTGGCCAGCCGGATCGCGGGCCTGCGCGAGATCGCGGCGAAGGCGGGTGGCAAGGCGCGCCTGACACTCGATCCCACCGAACGCCACGGCTTCGAATACCAGAGCTGGTTCGGCTTTACCCTTTATGCCGAAGGGGTGCGCGGCACGCTCGGGCGCGGCGGGACCTACCGCATCGGCGGCAGCGACGAGGCGGCAACCGGCTTCACGCTCTACATCGACCCGCTGGTCGACGCGCTCGGCGCGGCGCCCGCAGGCGATCTACTCTATCTGCCACTGGGTCACGATACCGAAACCGGCGCCCGCATGCGCGCGGTCGGCTGGCGCACGCTCGCTGCGCTCGGCGATGGCGAGGATCCGGTGTTGCTCGGCTGCACCCACCGCCTCGATGGCGGCGAGGCGCGCCCGCTCTAG
- the serA gene encoding phosphoglycerate dehydrogenase, which translates to MTKPKVLISDKMDPNAAKIFEERGCDVDVITGETPEQLIARIGEYDGLAIRSSTKVTPEILDAATNLKVIGRAGIGVDNVDIPYASGKGVVVMNTPFGNSITTAEHAIALMFALARQIPEANERTQEGEWPKNAFMGVEVTGKTLGLIGAGNIGSIVASRALGLRMKVIAFDPFLTEERAVELGVEKVDLDALLARADFITLHTPLTDQTRNILSAENLAKTKKGVRIVNCARGGLIDEAALKEGLESGHIAGAALDVFATEPAKESPLFGTKNFICTPHLGASTTEAQVNVALQVAEQMADYLVNGGVTNALNMPSLSAEEAPKLRPYMKLAENLGSLVGQLAHGNLTRISIEREGAAAELAGKPLEAAVLAGFMRRWSDSVNMVNAPYLAKERGMDVRSIRHEREGAYNTLLRVTVGTEQGDRSVAGTLFGSNAPRLVEIFGVGVEAELAGHMMYIVNEDAPGFIGRIGTLLGANGINIGTFHLGRRDAGGEAVLLLSVDQPITGDVIRQACALEGVKTVMALEF; encoded by the coding sequence ATGACCAAGCCCAAAGTCCTGATCTCGGACAAGATGGACCCCAATGCCGCCAAGATCTTCGAGGAGCGCGGCTGCGACGTCGACGTCATCACCGGCGAGACCCCCGAACAACTGATCGCCCGCATCGGCGAGTACGACGGCCTCGCGATCCGTTCGTCCACCAAGGTCACGCCCGAAATCCTCGACGCCGCGACCAATCTCAAAGTCATCGGCCGCGCCGGCATTGGGGTCGATAACGTCGACATCCCCTACGCCAGCGGCAAGGGCGTGGTGGTGATGAACACCCCGTTCGGCAACTCGATCACGACCGCCGAACACGCCATCGCGCTGATGTTCGCGCTCGCCCGCCAAATCCCGGAAGCCAACGAACGCACGCAGGAAGGCGAATGGCCGAAGAACGCCTTCATGGGCGTCGAGGTCACGGGCAAGACGCTCGGCCTCATCGGCGCGGGCAACATCGGCTCGATCGTCGCCAGCCGCGCGCTGGGCCTGCGCATGAAGGTCATCGCCTTCGACCCCTTCCTGACCGAGGAACGCGCGGTGGAACTGGGCGTGGAGAAGGTCGATCTCGACGCGCTGCTGGCGCGGGCGGACTTCATCACGCTGCACACGCCGCTGACCGACCAAACGCGCAACATCCTGTCGGCGGAAAACCTCGCCAAGACCAAGAAGGGCGTCCGCATCGTCAACTGCGCGCGCGGCGGGCTGATCGACGAGGCGGCGCTGAAGGAAGGGCTCGAAAGCGGCCACATCGCGGGCGCCGCGCTCGACGTGTTCGCCACCGAACCGGCGAAGGAATCGCCGCTGTTCGGCACCAAGAACTTCATCTGCACTCCGCACCTCGGCGCCTCGACCACCGAAGCGCAGGTCAACGTCGCGCTGCAGGTTGCCGAGCAGATGGCCGACTACCTCGTCAACGGCGGGGTGACGAACGCGCTCAACATGCCGTCGCTTTCGGCCGAGGAAGCGCCAAAGCTGCGCCCCTACATGAAGCTCGCCGAAAACCTCGGCAGCCTCGTCGGCCAGCTCGCCCACGGCAACCTCACCCGCATCAGCATCGAGCGCGAGGGCGCCGCCGCCGAACTCGCAGGCAAACCGCTCGAAGCCGCGGTACTGGCCGGGTTCATGCGCCGCTGGTCCGACAGCGTGAACATGGTCAACGCGCCCTACCTCGCGAAGGAGAGGGGCATGGACGTGCGCTCGATCCGGCACGAGCGGGAAGGGGCCTACAACACGCTGCTGCGGGTGACCGTGGGAACCGAACAGGGCGACCGCTCGGTCGCCGGCACGCTGTTCGGCAGCAATGCACCGCGTCTCGTCGAAATCTTCGGCGTGGGCGTGGAGGCGGAGCTTGCCGGCCACATGATGTACATCGTCAACGAGGACGCGCCCGGCTTCATCGGCCGCATCGGTACGCTACTGGGGGCGAACGGCATCAACATCGGCACCTTCCATCTCGGCCGGCGCGATGCGGGCGGGGAAGCGGTGCTGCTGCTCAGCGTCGATCAGCCAATTACCGGCGACGTCATCAGGCAGGCCTGCGCGCTGGAAGGTGTGAAGACGGTGATGGCGCTGGAATTCTGA